A DNA window from Bradyrhizobium sp. CCBAU 53421 contains the following coding sequences:
- the ppc gene encoding phosphoenolpyruvate carboxylase yields MSPQIVPPQTMPSEADVQARRAAEVQAQEEDARLRNDIRLLGRVLGDTVRDQEGADAFDLVERIRQTSVRFHRDEDKLARRELEGILDGMSIAETLRIVRAFSYFSHLANIAEDQNNIRQMRSRGPSGAPRPSTLEQTLVHARQAGISPADLRSFFKSALVSPVLTAHPTEVRRKSTMDREMEIAELLDRRERLQMTPEENEASDEQLRRAVVTLWQTNLLRRTKLTVLDEVANGLSFYDYTFLREVPRLHCALEDRLNKEGGEAGELASFLRMGSWIGGDRDGNPFVTAEVMRGTLRLQSSRVLSFYLEELHALGAELSLAAHLADVSDELRILAERSPDTSPHRSGEPYRLAVSGIYARLAATAMRLEVETTRPPVGKAEPYASVVEFQADLDVLNRSLIANNSGVIGRGRLRQLRRAVDCFGFHLARLDIRQNSAVHERTIAELLDTANPGMSYLALGEDARVSLLLGELRSARPLASPFVKYSEETQSELAVFRAAAEAHARFGHEVIPQCIISMCKGMSDMLEVAVLLKEVGLINPSGRSAINIVPLFETIEDLQASSGIMDRMLVLHDYRKLVDSLGSVQEVMLGYSDSNKDGGFVTSGWELYKAEIGLVEVFERHGVRLRLFHGRGGSVGRGGGPSYDAIIAQPGGAVNGQIRITEQGEIISSKYSNAEVGRSNLEILAAATLETSLLQPRQSAPRPEYLKAMEEISALAFKAYRGLVYETEGFADYFWGSTVINEIATLNIGSRPASRKKTREIEDLRAIPWVFSWAQCRLMLPGWYGFGAAVETWIAEHPEQGMPFLQELYREWPFFRTLLSNMDMVLAKSSIAIASRYAELVPDVALREKIFGQIRREWHLSIETLLDIMGHDRLLQGNPLLERGIRNRFPYMDPLNHVQVELLKEHRAQNPDEQVLRGIQITINGISAGLRNSG; encoded by the coding sequence ATGTCACCCCAGATCGTGCCTCCCCAGACCATGCCTTCCGAGGCCGACGTCCAAGCCAGGCGCGCCGCGGAGGTCCAGGCGCAGGAGGAGGATGCACGGCTCCGGAACGACATCCGGCTCCTCGGGCGCGTGCTGGGCGATACGGTGCGCGACCAGGAGGGGGCCGACGCGTTCGATCTGGTCGAGCGCATCCGCCAGACCTCGGTCCGGTTCCACCGCGACGAGGACAAGCTGGCGCGGCGGGAGCTGGAAGGCATCCTCGACGGCATGTCGATCGCCGAGACGCTGCGGATCGTCCGCGCCTTCAGCTATTTCTCTCACCTCGCCAACATTGCCGAGGACCAGAACAACATCCGCCAGATGCGCAGCCGCGGCCCGAGCGGGGCGCCGCGGCCGAGCACGCTGGAGCAGACGCTGGTGCACGCCCGGCAGGCCGGCATCAGTCCGGCCGATTTGCGCAGCTTCTTCAAGAGTGCGCTGGTCAGCCCGGTACTGACTGCGCATCCGACCGAGGTCCGCCGCAAGAGCACGATGGACCGCGAGATGGAAATCGCGGAGCTGCTCGACCGCCGCGAGCGGCTGCAGATGACGCCGGAGGAGAACGAGGCCAGCGACGAGCAGCTGCGCCGCGCGGTCGTGACGCTGTGGCAGACCAATTTGCTGCGCCGGACCAAGCTCACCGTGCTCGACGAGGTCGCCAACGGCCTGTCGTTCTACGATTACACCTTCCTGCGGGAGGTGCCGCGGCTGCATTGCGCGCTGGAGGACCGCCTGAACAAGGAGGGCGGCGAGGCGGGCGAACTCGCCTCGTTCCTGCGGATGGGAAGCTGGATCGGCGGCGACCGCGACGGCAATCCGTTCGTCACGGCCGAGGTGATGCGCGGCACGCTGCGGCTGCAATCGAGCCGGGTGCTCAGCTTCTATCTCGAGGAGCTGCACGCGCTCGGCGCCGAGCTGTCGCTTGCGGCACATCTCGCCGATGTCTCGGACGAATTGCGCATCCTTGCCGAGCGTTCGCCGGACACCTCGCCGCATCGGAGCGGCGAGCCGTATCGTCTGGCGGTGTCGGGCATCTATGCACGGCTCGCGGCCACCGCGATGCGGCTCGAGGTCGAGACCACGCGGCCGCCGGTCGGCAAGGCGGAGCCCTATGCGAGCGTTGTGGAATTCCAGGCCGATCTCGACGTGCTCAATCGCTCGCTGATCGCGAACAATTCCGGTGTGATCGGGCGCGGCCGGCTGCGGCAGTTGCGCCGGGCGGTCGATTGCTTCGGCTTCCATCTAGCGCGGCTCGACATCCGCCAGAACTCGGCGGTGCATGAGCGCACCATCGCCGAGCTGCTCGACACCGCCAATCCCGGCATGTCCTATCTCGCACTCGGCGAGGATGCGCGCGTCAGCCTGCTGCTCGGTGAATTGCGCAGCGCCCGGCCGCTGGCCTCGCCGTTCGTAAAATATTCCGAGGAGACCCAGAGCGAGCTCGCCGTGTTCCGCGCCGCGGCCGAGGCGCACGCCAGGTTCGGCCACGAGGTGATCCCTCAATGCATCATCTCGATGTGCAAGGGCATGTCGGACATGCTCGAGGTCGCGGTGCTGCTGAAGGAGGTCGGGTTGATCAATCCGTCCGGCCGCAGCGCCATCAACATCGTGCCGCTGTTCGAGACCATCGAGGACCTGCAGGCCTCGAGCGGCATCATGGATCGCATGCTGGTGCTGCACGACTATCGCAAGCTGGTCGACAGCCTCGGCAGCGTGCAGGAGGTGATGCTCGGCTATTCCGACAGCAACAAGGATGGCGGCTTCGTCACCTCGGGCTGGGAGCTCTACAAGGCCGAGATCGGTCTCGTCGAGGTGTTCGAGCGCCACGGCGTGCGGCTGCGCCTGTTCCACGGCCGCGGCGGCTCGGTCGGCCGCGGCGGCGGCCCGAGCTATGACGCGATCATCGCGCAGCCCGGCGGCGCGGTGAACGGCCAGATCCGCATCACCGAGCAGGGCGAGATCATCTCCTCGAAATATTCCAATGCCGAGGTCGGCCGCAGCAACCTCGAAATCCTTGCCGCCGCGACCTTGGAAACCAGCCTGTTGCAGCCGCGGCAGAGCGCGCCACGCCCCGAATATCTGAAGGCGATGGAGGAGATTTCCGCGCTCGCGTTCAAGGCCTATCGCGGTCTCGTCTATGAGACCGAAGGCTTCGCCGACTATTTCTGGGGCTCGACCGTGATCAACGAGATCGCGACGTTGAACATCGGCAGCCGTCCGGCCTCACGCAAGAAGACCCGTGAGATCGAGGACCTGCGCGCGATTCCATGGGTGTTTTCCTGGGCGCAATGCCGGCTGATGCTGCCGGGCTGGTATGGTTTTGGCGCTGCGGTCGAGACCTGGATCGCGGAGCACCCGGAGCAGGGTATGCCGTTCCTGCAGGAGCTCTACAGGGAATGGCCGTTCTTCCGCACGCTGCTCTCCAACATGGACATGGTGCTGGCGAAGAGCTCGATCGCGATCGCCTCGCGCTATGCGGAGCTCGTGCCCGATGTCGCGCTGCGCGAGAAGATCTTTGGCCAGATCCGCCGCGAGTGGCATCTTTCGATCGAGACGCTGCTCGATATCATGGGCCACGACCGGCTGCTGCAAGGCAACCCGCTGCTGGAGCGCGGCATCCGCAACCGCTTCCCTTATATGGATCCGCTCAACCACGTGCAGGTCGAACTGCTCAAGGAGCATCGCGCACAGAACCCGGACGAGCAGGTGCTGCGCGGGATTCAGATCACGATCAACGGGATCTCGGCGGGCTTGCGGAATAGCGGCTGA
- a CDS encoding acyl-CoA synthetase: METSQPFLGIVSGGRRRDHAAVAERADRIASGLNKLGVKPGDSVCMLMRNDIAFIEAAYAAMRLGAYGVPINWHFKPEEINYVLTDSATRVLIGHADMLHPLRGAIPPDVTVLSVPTPPEILANYKINPDYIATPDFAIDFESWLAQFPRYDGPVVPQPQNMIYTSGTTGHPKGVRRFAPTPEQTANAEAMRQMIYGLRPGARAILPGPLYHSAPNSFGLRSGKLGGVLVLMPRFDAEEFLQLIEREKIDIIFMVPTMFIRLMKLPEEVRRKYDMSSLRHVIHAAAPCPPDVKRAMIEWWGPVIYEFYGSTESGAVTFANSEDALKKPGTVGKISPGAELRFIGDDGKEVAQGQIGEIYSRIAGNPDFTYHNKSEKRAEIDRQGFITSGDVGYIDADGYVFICDRKRDMVISGGVNIYPAEIEAVLHAVPGVHDCAVFGIPDAEFGEALMAVVEPQPGITLDIASVRAQLKTALADYKVPKHIEIQTNLPREDSGKIFKRRLRDPYWERAGRRI, translated from the coding sequence ATGGAAACGTCCCAACCCTTCCTCGGCATCGTCAGCGGCGGCCGCCGGCGCGATCATGCAGCGGTCGCCGAGCGTGCCGACCGCATCGCCAGCGGCCTGAACAAGCTCGGCGTCAAGCCGGGCGACAGCGTCTGCATGCTGATGCGCAACGACATCGCCTTCATCGAGGCGGCCTATGCCGCGATGCGGCTCGGCGCCTATGGCGTGCCGATCAACTGGCATTTCAAGCCGGAGGAGATCAATTACGTGCTGACGGATTCCGCCACGCGCGTCCTGATCGGCCATGCCGATATGCTGCATCCGCTGCGCGGCGCGATTCCGCCCGATGTCACCGTGCTCAGTGTCCCAACGCCGCCGGAAATCCTCGCCAATTACAAGATCAATCCCGATTATATCGCGACACCCGACTTCGCGATCGATTTCGAATCCTGGCTGGCGCAGTTTCCGCGCTATGACGGCCCGGTGGTGCCGCAGCCGCAGAACATGATCTACACCTCGGGCACCACAGGCCATCCCAAGGGCGTGCGCCGTTTCGCGCCGACGCCCGAACAGACCGCCAATGCGGAAGCGATGCGCCAGATGATCTATGGCCTCCGGCCCGGAGCACGCGCGATCTTGCCGGGGCCGCTGTATCATTCGGCACCGAATTCCTTCGGGCTGCGCTCGGGCAAGCTCGGCGGCGTGCTGGTGCTGATGCCGCGCTTCGACGCCGAGGAGTTTCTGCAGCTGATCGAGCGCGAGAAGATCGACATCATCTTCATGGTGCCGACGATGTTCATCCGCCTGATGAAGCTGCCTGAGGAGGTGCGCCGGAAGTACGACATGTCGTCGCTGCGCCACGTCATCCATGCCGCGGCGCCCTGTCCGCCCGACGTCAAGCGCGCCATGATCGAATGGTGGGGGCCGGTGATCTATGAGTTCTACGGCTCGACCGAGTCGGGCGCGGTGACGTTCGCAAATTCCGAGGACGCGCTGAAGAAGCCCGGCACGGTCGGCAAGATCTCGCCCGGCGCCGAGCTTCGCTTCATCGGCGACGACGGCAAGGAGGTGGCGCAGGGCCAGATCGGCGAGATCTATTCGCGGATCGCGGGCAATCCCGATTTCACCTATCACAACAAGTCGGAGAAGCGTGCCGAGATCGACCGCCAGGGATTCATCACCTCGGGCGACGTCGGCTATATCGACGCGGACGGCTACGTCTTCATCTGCGACCGCAAGCGTGACATGGTGATCTCGGGCGGCGTCAACATCTATCCGGCCGAGATCGAGGCGGTGCTGCACGCGGTGCCCGGCGTGCATGATTGCGCGGTGTTCGGCATTCCCGACGCCGAGTTCGGCGAGGCGCTGATGGCGGTGGTCGAGCCGCAGCCCGGCATCACGCTCGACATCGCCTCCGTCCGCGCCCAGCTGAAGACGGCGCTGGCCGACTACAAGGTGCCCAAGCACATCGAGATCCAGACCAACCTGCCGCGCGAGGATTCCGGGAAGATCTTCAAGCGCCGGCTGCGTGATCCGTATTGGGAGCGGGCGGGGCGGAGGATTTAG
- a CDS encoding crotonase/enoyl-CoA hydratase family protein, protein MEDRVSISISDGIADVRLVRADKMNALDAAMFEALVAATDRLSKEKGVRVVVLSGEGRAFCAGLDMGRFAAMKDGGNGVPGGASRDLTIRTHGKANAPQQAVWGWRQLPVPVIAAVHGVAFGGGFQLALGADMRFLSPDARMSIMEIKWGLVPDMAGTPILASLVRDDILRELTYTGRIFSAQEAQAYGLATRVCDDPRAAALEVAREIAGKSPDAIRAAKRMLNNLSVDPAAALLAESVEQQKLLGSPNQTESVRANLEKRAPKFADV, encoded by the coding sequence ATGGAAGATCGCGTTTCGATATCGATTTCGGACGGTATCGCCGATGTCCGCCTGGTGCGGGCGGACAAGATGAACGCGCTCGATGCCGCGATGTTCGAGGCATTGGTGGCCGCAACCGACCGGCTTTCCAAGGAAAAAGGCGTCCGGGTGGTGGTGCTGTCCGGCGAGGGCCGCGCCTTCTGCGCCGGCCTCGACATGGGGCGCTTCGCCGCCATGAAGGACGGCGGTAACGGAGTGCCGGGCGGCGCGAGCCGCGATCTCACGATCCGGACCCATGGCAAGGCCAATGCCCCGCAGCAGGCAGTCTGGGGCTGGCGCCAGCTTCCGGTGCCCGTGATCGCCGCGGTCCACGGCGTCGCGTTCGGCGGCGGCTTCCAGCTCGCGCTCGGTGCAGACATGCGCTTCCTCTCGCCGGACGCGCGGATGTCGATCATGGAGATCAAGTGGGGCCTCGTCCCCGACATGGCGGGCACGCCGATCCTCGCAAGCCTGGTGCGCGACGATATCCTGCGCGAGCTCACCTATACCGGCCGGATCTTCTCGGCGCAGGAGGCCCAGGCTTACGGCCTTGCCACCCGCGTCTGTGACGACCCGCGCGCCGCGGCGCTCGAAGTTGCCCGCGAGATCGCCGGCAAGAGCCCGGATGCGATCCGTGCCGCCAAGCGGATGCTGAACAATCTGTCCGTCGATCCGGCCGCTGCGCTGCTCGCGGAATCCGTCGAGCAGCAGAAGCTGCTCGGCAGTCCGAACCAGACCGAATCCGTGCGCGCCAATCTGGAGAAGCGGGCACCGAAGTTTGCGGATGTGTGA
- a CDS encoding SDR family oxidoreductase translates to MFSNQLLTGRRILVTGGGTGLGKSMAARFLQLGAEVHICGRRKSVCDETATELMAEHGGRVVSHGVDIRNAMAVDEMIEAIWTTSGPLTDLINNAAGNFISRSEELSPRGFDAVANIVMHGTFYVTHAVGRRWIAGGHRGNVVSITVTWVRNGSPYVVPSAMSKSAIHAMTMSLAIEWGRHGIRLNTIAPGEIPTEGMSKRIKPGDEAGARTKAVNPMGRVGTMEELQNLAVFLISGGCDWINGETIAMDGAQALAMGGNFYQLRDWSDDDWTKARESIKAQNEKDRAARG, encoded by the coding sequence ATGTTCAGCAATCAGCTTCTCACCGGGCGGCGCATCCTGGTCACGGGCGGCGGTACCGGCCTCGGCAAGTCGATGGCCGCGCGGTTCCTGCAGCTCGGGGCCGAAGTGCACATCTGCGGCCGCCGCAAGAGCGTTTGCGACGAAACCGCCACCGAGCTGATGGCCGAGCATGGCGGGCGCGTGGTCAGCCACGGCGTCGACATCCGCAACGCCATGGCGGTCGACGAGATGATCGAGGCGATCTGGACCACCAGCGGTCCCCTCACCGATCTCATCAACAACGCCGCCGGCAATTTCATCTCGCGCTCGGAAGAACTGTCGCCGCGCGGCTTCGACGCGGTCGCCAACATCGTGATGCACGGCACCTTCTATGTGACGCATGCGGTGGGCCGGCGCTGGATCGCCGGCGGCCATCGCGGCAACGTGGTGTCGATCACCGTGACCTGGGTGCGCAACGGCTCGCCCTATGTGGTGCCGTCGGCGATGAGCAAATCGGCGATCCATGCCATGACGATGTCGCTCGCGATCGAATGGGGCCGCCACGGCATCCGCCTCAACACCATCGCGCCCGGCGAGATCCCGACCGAGGGCATGAGCAAGCGCATCAAGCCCGGCGACGAGGCCGGCGCGCGCACCAAGGCTGTCAACCCGATGGGCCGCGTCGGCACCATGGAGGAGCTGCAGAACCTCGCGGTGTTCCTGATCTCCGGCGGCTGCGACTGGATCAACGGCGAGACCATCGCCATGGACGGTGCGCAGGCGCTGGCGATGGGCGGCAATTTCTACCAGCTCCGCGACTGGAGCGACGACGACTGGACCAAGGCGCGCGAGTCGATCAAGGCGCAGAACGAGAAGGATCGCGCGGCGCGGGGCTGA
- a CDS encoding fatty acid--CoA ligase produces MSDAPKLSNLADMVRDRANSRGDALAYEFEGRQTSFAEFDVKTNRVANALLAMGVKKGERIAYLGKNSDFYFELLMGAIKAGVVMAPVNWRLAGPEVAFIVDDCKAPVLFVGPEFITQARNIRDKLPNVRTVITTEGGAPEWPDYLAWRDAQSGDDPRVPIEPKDIAIQLYTSGTTGKPKGAMLSHANFLNLVQSGNEAEKPEWNRWTTDDVSLVAMPIFHIGGSGWGVMGLYHGARGVIAREFDPTKVLDFFEQSGITKLFMVPAAMQFVVRQPRARQVDFSRLKYMLYGASPIPAALLKECIEVFKCGFVQMYGMTETTGTIVALPPEDHIEGLDRMRSAGKALPGVELAILDGDGKPLPPGEVGEIATRSGSNMAGYWNLPEATAHTINSDGWLRTGDAGYMDSDGYLYIHDRIKDMIISGGENIYPAEVESALCDHPDVAEAAVIGIPDDKWGEAVKAVVVMKPGKSATATDIINFTRERIAGYKTPKSVDFIPALPRNPSGKILRRSLREPYWAGKDRQVN; encoded by the coding sequence ATGTCCGACGCGCCGAAACTGAGCAACCTTGCCGACATGGTGCGCGACCGCGCCAACAGTCGCGGCGATGCGCTGGCCTATGAGTTCGAGGGCCGGCAAACCTCGTTTGCCGAATTCGACGTCAAGACCAACCGCGTCGCCAACGCGCTGCTCGCGATGGGCGTGAAGAAGGGCGAGCGCATCGCCTATCTCGGCAAGAACAGCGACTTCTATTTCGAGCTGTTGATGGGCGCGATAAAGGCCGGTGTCGTCATGGCGCCGGTGAACTGGCGCCTCGCAGGCCCCGAGGTCGCCTTCATCGTCGACGACTGCAAGGCGCCCGTCCTGTTCGTCGGCCCCGAATTCATCACGCAGGCGCGCAACATCCGGGACAAGCTGCCGAATGTGCGCACCGTGATCACGACCGAGGGCGGCGCGCCGGAATGGCCCGACTATCTCGCCTGGCGCGACGCGCAGAGCGGCGATGATCCGCGTGTGCCGATCGAGCCGAAGGATATCGCGATCCAGCTCTATACCTCGGGCACAACAGGCAAGCCGAAGGGCGCGATGCTGTCGCACGCCAACTTCCTCAATCTGGTGCAGAGCGGCAACGAGGCCGAGAAGCCGGAATGGAACCGCTGGACCACCGACGACGTCTCGCTGGTCGCGATGCCGATCTTCCACATCGGCGGCTCCGGTTGGGGCGTGATGGGGCTCTATCACGGCGCCCGCGGCGTGATCGCGCGCGAGTTCGATCCGACCAAGGTGCTCGATTTCTTCGAGCAGTCCGGCATCACAAAACTGTTCATGGTGCCGGCGGCGATGCAGTTCGTGGTGCGGCAGCCGCGCGCGCGGCAGGTCGACTTCTCGCGCCTGAAATACATGCTGTATGGCGCCTCCCCGATCCCGGCGGCGCTGCTGAAGGAGTGCATCGAGGTCTTCAAATGCGGTTTCGTGCAGATGTACGGCATGACCGAGACCACCGGCACCATCGTCGCGCTGCCGCCGGAGGATCACATCGAGGGGCTCGACCGCATGCGCTCCGCCGGCAAGGCACTGCCCGGCGTCGAGCTTGCGATCCTCGACGGCGACGGCAAGCCGCTGCCGCCGGGTGAAGTCGGCGAGATCGCGACCCGCTCCGGCTCCAACATGGCCGGCTACTGGAATCTGCCCGAAGCCACCGCGCACACCATCAATAGCGACGGTTGGCTGCGCACCGGCGATGCCGGCTACATGGACAGTGACGGCTACCTATACATCCACGACCGCATCAAGGACATGATCATCTCTGGCGGCGAGAACATCTATCCGGCCGAGGTCGAGAGCGCGCTGTGCGACCACCCGGACGTGGCGGAAGCCGCCGTGATCGGCATCCCCGACGACAAATGGGGCGAGGCGGTGAAGGCCGTGGTGGTGATGAAGCCGGGCAAGAGCGCGACCGCGACCGACATCATCAACTTCACCCGCGAGCGGATCGCCGGCTACAAGACGCCGAAATCGGTCGACTTCATCCCGGCGCTGCCGCGCAACCCGTCGGGCAAGATCCTGCGGCGCAGTCTGCGTGAGCCGTATTGGGCGGGCAAGGACCGGCAGGTGAATTAG
- a CDS encoding IS110 family transposase: protein MIIALRYVGIDISKKHLDIFDEADGVPRRIANAPQAITQQVARWQCAALVVFEATGIYDLALREALRQAGIQFARINPARARDFARASGLLAKTDPIDARMLAAFARAMQPAPEQVADPARNTLARLAKRRDQLVLMRAQEKNRRSEADDRAMAERIGRLIEVLDSEIAEIEADISALIKAEAEIADDAKLMRSLPGVGPVACMQLIAQMPELGRVGPKQLAALAGLAPFNVDSGAFRGKRKIAGGRKRVRDALYMAALNAVRRADLFKAFYARLRQAGKPAKLALIAVARKLLTVLNAMMRDRKPYLQTKPT, encoded by the coding sequence GTGATCATAGCTCTTCGTTACGTCGGAATCGACATCTCCAAGAAACACCTCGATATCTTTGATGAGGCTGACGGCGTGCCGAGGCGCATTGCCAACGCGCCACAGGCCATCACACAGCAGGTGGCGCGTTGGCAATGCGCTGCGCTGGTCGTCTTCGAGGCGACGGGTATCTATGACCTCGCGCTTCGCGAGGCGCTGCGTCAGGCCGGGATCCAGTTCGCACGGATCAACCCGGCTCGTGCCCGCGACTTTGCACGGGCTAGCGGCCTACTCGCCAAGACCGATCCGATCGATGCGCGGATGCTGGCGGCCTTTGCGCGGGCCATGCAGCCTGCCCCCGAGCAGGTCGCCGATCCTGCACGCAACACTTTGGCGAGGCTTGCAAAACGGCGGGATCAGCTGGTCCTCATGCGCGCCCAGGAGAAGAACCGGCGCAGCGAGGCCGACGATCGCGCCATGGCCGAACGCATTGGCCGCCTCATCGAGGTCCTCGACAGCGAGATCGCCGAGATCGAGGCGGACATCAGTGCATTGATTAAAGCCGAAGCGGAGATCGCGGACGATGCCAAGTTAATGCGTTCGCTGCCCGGCGTGGGTCCGGTAGCCTGCATGCAGCTGATCGCGCAGATGCCGGAACTCGGGCGGGTCGGGCCGAAACAACTCGCAGCGCTCGCTGGCCTGGCTCCCTTCAACGTCGACAGCGGCGCCTTCCGCGGCAAGCGCAAGATTGCGGGCGGCCGAAAGCGCGTTCGTGACGCCCTCTATATGGCGGCCCTCAACGCAGTTCGCAGAGCTGATCTGTTCAAGGCCTTCTATGCACGACTGCGACAGGCCGGAAAACCAGCCAAACTCGCCCTCATCGCCGTCGCCAGGAAGCTGCTAACGGTCCTCAATGCCATGATGCGAGACCGAAAGCCGTACCTGCAGACCAAACCAACATAA
- a CDS encoding GFA family protein encodes MEGGCTCRNVRYRLTGRPLIVHACHCTWCQRETGTVHALNAMYEAERVVHIAAEPEIVDTPSASCKGQQIARCPRCKVAVWSNYPGAGPAVRFVRVGTLDDPGQCPPDVHIFTSSKQPWVTFPPGAKVFAEYYDRRQVWPQEAQERWRVLRERTGKK; translated from the coding sequence ATGGAAGGTGGATGCACCTGCAGAAACGTCCGCTACCGCCTCACCGGCAGGCCGTTGATCGTGCACGCCTGCCACTGCACCTGGTGCCAGCGCGAGACCGGCACCGTGCATGCGCTCAATGCGATGTACGAGGCCGAGCGGGTCGTGCACATCGCGGCCGAGCCGGAGATCGTCGACACGCCGTCGGCGAGCTGCAAGGGGCAGCAGATCGCGCGTTGCCCACGATGCAAGGTCGCTGTCTGGAGCAATTATCCAGGCGCGGGACCGGCGGTGCGCTTCGTCCGCGTCGGCACGTTGGACGATCCAGGCCAATGCCCGCCTGATGTCCACATCTTCACCTCCTCCAAGCAGCCCTGGGTGACGTTCCCGCCGGGCGCGAAGGTGTTCGCCGAGTATTACGATCGGAGACAAGTCTGGCCGCAAGAGGCGCAGGAGCGCTGGCGCGTCTTGCGGGAGAGGACGGGGAAGAAGTGA
- a CDS encoding acyl-CoA dehydrogenase family protein, whose protein sequence is MDFNLPADLTAYLAELDRFIEREIKPLEEADDNIRFFDHRREWARTDFDKGGLPRHEWELLLRKVKNLADAAGHLRFAIPKRYGGKDGSNLWMAVIREHFASKGLGLHNDLQNEHSIVGNLPIVTMLDRYGTDEQRAMIDGSITGKYRITFGLTEPEHGSDATHMETRAVQATRDNVKGWIINGEKMWTTGMHVATHCALFARTSGNDGDARGISCFLVPAKSPGVKVEEYMWTFNMPTDHPRVSFTDVFVPEDAQFGEVGRGLSLAQCFVHENRIRQAASSLGAAVYCINESVKYARERKPFGKALAENQAIQWPLVELATQAEMLRLLIRKTAWEMDQLTQAQVEHTLSDRVSMCNFWANRLCCEAADRAMQVHGGMGYSRHKPFEHIYRHHRRYRITEGSEEIQKRKVAGFLFGYMGAGKH, encoded by the coding sequence TTGGATTTCAATCTGCCGGCTGACCTGACCGCCTATCTCGCCGAGCTTGACCGCTTCATCGAACGCGAGATCAAGCCGCTGGAAGAGGCTGACGACAACATCCGCTTCTTCGATCATCGCCGTGAATGGGCGCGCACCGATTTCGACAAAGGCGGCCTGCCGCGCCATGAATGGGAATTGCTGCTGCGCAAGGTCAAGAACCTGGCCGACGCCGCCGGCCATCTGCGCTTCGCGATCCCGAAGCGCTATGGCGGCAAGGACGGCTCCAATCTCTGGATGGCCGTCATCCGCGAGCACTTTGCCTCGAAGGGTCTCGGCCTGCACAATGATCTGCAGAACGAGCATTCGATCGTCGGCAATCTGCCCATCGTCACCATGCTCGACCGCTACGGCACCGACGAGCAGAGGGCGATGATCGACGGTTCGATCACCGGCAAGTACCGCATCACATTTGGCCTGACCGAACCCGAGCACGGCTCCGACGCTACGCATATGGAAACCAGGGCGGTGCAGGCCACGCGCGACAACGTCAAGGGCTGGATCATCAACGGCGAGAAGATGTGGACGACAGGCATGCATGTCGCCACGCACTGCGCGCTGTTTGCCCGCACCTCCGGCAATGACGGCGACGCCCGCGGCATCAGCTGCTTCCTGGTGCCTGCGAAATCGCCGGGCGTGAAGGTCGAGGAGTATATGTGGACCTTCAACATGCCTACCGATCATCCGCGCGTCAGCTTCACCGACGTGTTCGTGCCCGAGGATGCGCAGTTCGGCGAGGTCGGCCGCGGGCTATCGCTGGCGCAGTGCTTCGTCCACGAGAACCGCATCCGTCAGGCGGCAAGCTCGCTCGGCGCCGCGGTTTACTGCATCAATGAGAGCGTGAAGTATGCGCGCGAGCGCAAGCCGTTCGGCAAGGCGCTGGCCGAGAACCAGGCGATCCAGTGGCCGCTGGTCGAGCTTGCGACCCAGGCCGAGATGCTGCGGCTGTTGATCCGCAAGACCGCCTGGGAGATGGATCAGCTGACCCAGGCGCAGGTCGAGCACACGCTGTCGGACCGGGTCTCGATGTGCAACTTCTGGGCAAACCGGCTGTGCTGCGAGGCCGCCGACCGCGCCATGCAGGTGCATGGCGGCATGGGCTATTCGCGGCACAAGCCGTTCGAGCACATCTACCGCCATCACCGCCGCTATCGCATCACCGAGGGCAGCGAGGAAATCCAGAAGCGCAAGGTGGCAGGCTTCCTGTTCGGCTACATGGGGGCGGGTAAGCATTGA